TTTGATACACAGTCGTTGTACATCTGAGAGCTACCGGTGATGCTCCGATTCTCAAACAAGCTAAATTCAAGGTACTTTTCACTTTAATCAAATTGATTTTGGTTCTTCTTATGATATATCCCGTACGCTAAGCGCGATTTTCATCACATCTCAGCACTTCTGGTTTGGAGTGTACGAAATCGTTTTTGGAAACCCTAGTTCATCTTATATGCAcgtttgtaatagtatgatcatAAGCTGTTATGCGAATAGAGTTGATGATTATCATGTACGAAGTATGACCGATGATTTGTCTTGTTTACTTGTATAAATGAAACACTTAAAAGGCATCCACAACTCTATCTTTAGGCATTtcactaacaacaacaacaagttgTTAGATTCTGCTCAAGTTTTAGTTTGCGTTTAGATGATAAGAACTATACTTTTTAACTGAAACTGTTTCTTGAAATTTCAGATTGCTGGAACTGATAGATTTTCTAAGGTGATTGATTTTCTTTGTCGTCAGCTTCACAGGGAAACTCTGGTTAGTAAGCTGCTATAATCATCAGCTTCAAGTTTGAAAATCTATGAACATGCTTACTAAATTGGGTTCTTTTTTTATCTTTCAGTTTGTGTATGTGAACAGTGCCTTTTCTCCAAGTCCAGATGAACTAGTGAATGATCTGTATGATGTAAGCTTTCTTTTATCTGCATCTAGTTCATGTCCCATTTTTTTGAGTAATATGCAAAGATAAATTGCTGTTACAAAATGCTGCAGAATTTTGGATTTGATGGTAAATTGGTGGTGAACTATGCGTGTTCTATGGCTTGGGGATAAAGTTGATCATTTACAGCTGGAAGAATTCTTTGATTGGGAATTACATTTGGTAAATTTAGGTAATCTTCTTGCTTGTATTCATAGTTGTTTTAAGAagatgaaatttgtaaaatgtttgatCAACTCTTTAGCTTGGAGTTTATTCATTTGATTGGTGACTTTGTAATTGATACTCGTAGCATATTTCACAAGAATTTCCTGAGCACTAAGCTAAGAGCCAATCAAAATAGAATGCAAAATAAGTGAACATGTGAAATGAAGTATCCTCTTTCCCCTTTTATTCTTACTCCTCACATCATTGCTCATGAAGCCACTTTTTCCATTTGACCCTTTTGTTCTTCTTGAGTACACCTTCCAGATTCTGGGCTTTGTTGTATTTGGGCTTGAGTGGATCCTCATCATACTTTGTGTCTTTTTCACACACCTtgataaatataaattacataAATATTGTAAGAACATATCACAACCGTCTAAATttttagatctagggttaatatgaaTGTGTCATTTATGTAAATTGTGAAACAAATTGTACCGATTTGTAATTTTAAAGGGACAACATGAGTATTAaggtaattatgatttattataatTTCTATAAAATCAGGTTAGATTCAAGTACACCAAGCTCGTGATTCAACCTAATTCATACCATCGTCATTCTAAAACCCCTAAAACCCGGTGATTGCATCCTCTTTCTTTGCATCTCTTTTCCAAATAGTAAATACATTACAAGTGACAAGTTCTGATTGATCACTATCGTCCTTAATTTTCCCCATAAACAATTTTTATTTGGGTTTATGATATACGATTTAACCAACCTGAACCCGCCAAAACCAAAACCTGATTTGTAAACTGAAAACCGAAATATATATTATTCGGTTTATTGTCAGTTTGGTGGCCAACCAATAACCGTTTTAACCAATCAAACCTAAAAAACATCTGATGGGCACATATAGTATTTGAGGAAGGTACAACAATGACATTGAAAGACCTATCAGTAATCAACCGGTGAAAGTTTAGGAATCTGTTGGAGATCAGATAATATTGGAAATGTTGGTGCGTGTGGTAGTGAAGCCTCAAATGATGGTAGTGAAAGAGGAGATTGTAGGAGAGAACCCACAAAAGCAACAACTTCTGGAATCCCCTTGAGATGCACTAGAGTAAGAAATCCTTCAGTGAGATATTATCCATCAATAAATTACTTAACAAGAACCAAATTTGGTCATTGGTCAATTATTTAACagaaaataaatac
The genomic region above belongs to Lactuca sativa cultivar Salinas chromosome 4, Lsat_Salinas_v11, whole genome shotgun sequence and contains:
- the LOC111921364 gene encoding ubiquitin-like protein ATG12: MASDSPIASRKVVVHLRATGDAPILKQAKFKIAGTDRFSKVIDFLCRQLHRETLFVYVNSAFSPSPDELVNDLYDNFGFDGKLVVNYACSMAWG